From one Halothece sp. PCC 7418 genomic stretch:
- a CDS encoding type II toxin-antitoxin system RelE/ParE family toxin — protein MANKSLVILPEAEHDLTQTYTWYEEQEIGLGEEFLRCVDACLQLIQRQPRMVQIIHENYRRAIVRRFPYVIFYEDLETEILIYAVFHPTIYFSLL, from the coding sequence ATGGCAAATAAAAGTCTGGTTATTTTACCAGAAGCAGAACACGATCTAACTCAGACTTATACTTGGTATGAAGAACAAGAGATTGGCTTAGGTGAAGAGTTTCTCCGTTGCGTTGATGCTTGTCTGCAATTAATTCAACGTCAACCAAGGATGGTTCAAATTATCCATGAAAACTATCGAAGGGCAATTGTTCGTCGTTTTCCTTATGTTATTTTTTATGAAGATTTAGAGACAGAAATCCTAATATATGCAGTTTTTCACCCTACCATTTACTTCTCTTTACTTTGA
- a CDS encoding low specificity L-threonine aldolase has product MLEQFASDNYSGICPEVMAYMNRANQGNAVAYGNDEWTQKAADYFRTLFETDCDVFFVFNGTAANSLSLATLCQSYHSVICHEVAHIETDECGAPELASHGSKLLLGRGENGKLTPESIAEIVNKRVDIHYPKPRAISITQPTEVGTLYSIEELMAIQDVAQQYGLKIHMDGARFANAIVAMNQTPADLSWKCGVDVLCFCGTKNGMAVGEAIIFFNKSLAEDFAYRCKQAGQLASKMRFIAAPFLGLLETGAWRKNAQHANECAEYLEERLSVIPEIEFMFPREVNSVFVKMPERVIQSLREKSWHFYTFIGVGGVRFVCAWDTTKARIDELVNDIKDAIAIRG; this is encoded by the coding sequence ATGTTAGAACAATTTGCTAGTGATAATTATTCTGGTATTTGTCCAGAAGTGATGGCGTATATGAATCGCGCTAATCAGGGTAATGCTGTGGCTTATGGTAACGATGAATGGACACAGAAAGCTGCTGATTATTTCCGCACTTTATTTGAAACCGATTGTGATGTTTTTTTCGTCTTTAATGGGACAGCAGCGAATTCTTTATCTTTAGCGACGCTTTGCCAATCCTATCATAGTGTTATTTGCCACGAAGTTGCTCATATTGAAACCGATGAATGTGGCGCACCAGAACTCGCTTCTCATGGTTCTAAATTATTATTAGGTCGAGGGGAAAATGGCAAACTCACCCCAGAATCTATTGCGGAAATTGTCAATAAACGAGTGGATATTCACTATCCTAAACCGAGGGCAATTAGTATCACTCAACCGACAGAAGTGGGGACGTTATATAGTATTGAAGAATTAATGGCAATTCAGGACGTTGCCCAACAATACGGATTAAAAATTCATATGGATGGGGCAAGATTTGCCAATGCAATTGTTGCCATGAATCAAACACCAGCCGACCTTAGTTGGAAATGTGGGGTTGATGTCTTGTGTTTTTGTGGGACTAAAAATGGGATGGCTGTAGGGGAAGCAATTATTTTCTTTAATAAATCGTTAGCAGAAGATTTTGCCTATCGCTGTAAACAAGCTGGGCAATTGGCTTCTAAAATGCGCTTTATTGCTGCTCCTTTTTTGGGATTATTAGAAACTGGGGCTTGGCGAAAAAATGCTCAACACGCTAATGAATGCGCTGAATATTTAGAGGAAAGATTATCGGTCATTCCTGAGATTGAGTTTATGTTTCCGAGAGAAGTGAATAGTGTTTTTGTAAAGATGCCAGAACGAGTAATTCAATCTTTACGGGAAAAATCTTGGCATTTTTATACGTTTATTGGGGTTGGTGGAGTTCGTTTTGTCTGTGCTTGGGATACAACGAAAGCGAGAATTGATGAGTTAGTTAATGATATTAAAGATGCTATTGCTATTCGTGGGTAA
- a CDS encoding addiction module protein, whose protein sequence is MNQNFTQLFELSTAEKIQLVEDLWDDIAQSPEQIPVLDWQKEELRKRKESYFKNPDSGASWEVVKERIRSNSNGK, encoded by the coding sequence ATGAATCAAAACTTCACTCAGCTTTTTGAATTATCCACTGCTGAAAAAATACAACTGGTAGAAGACTTGTGGGATGATATTGCTCAATCTCCAGAACAAATCCCTGTCTTAGATTGGCAAAAAGAAGAACTTAGAAAGAGAAAAGAAAGCTATTTCAAGAATCCAGATTCAGGTGCTTCATGGGAAGTCGTAAAAGAAAGAATTCGTAGTAACTCTAATGGCAAATAA
- a CDS encoding helix-turn-helix transcriptional regulator, which produces MTDSNLNTPIAISGREMEIIELVAAGLTNQEIAQKLEISKRTVDNHISNILTKTSTENRVALVRWALQWGKVCLDDVNCCILPTAQKETSSEN; this is translated from the coding sequence ATGACGGATAGCAACTTAAATACCCCCATTGCCATCTCAGGACGAGAAATGGAAATTATTGAGTTAGTCGCAGCTGGTTTAACCAATCAAGAAATCGCTCAAAAGCTAGAAATTAGCAAGCGCACCGTTGACAATCATATTAGTAATATTTTGACGAAAACTTCCACTGAAAACCGAGTGGCGTTAGTCCGTTGGGCTTTGCAGTGGGGAAAAGTTTGCTTAGATGATGTCAACTGCTGCATTCTACCCACCGCACAAAAAGAAACCTCATCAGAAAATTAG
- a CDS encoding PRC-barrel domain-containing protein encodes MTTEFNRLRSEVINTQVITRNSGKRLGVVKEMLVDIDRREVVALGLRDNLISVAGMPRYMYLEDISQSGDVILVEDEEVIEDVDIEALSALINCEVITEDGEMLGRVRDFQFNMDDGKVSSLIVASWGYPQIPDQVISTYELPIEEIVSSGPNRIIVFEGAEERLTQLTVGLLERMGIGRAPWEKDDDDLYYTPPTARPENQLGTGLPERPPVRQEPVETREPIREPAYEEEEERVYEQAWTEEEWDEPEPLPRQEESIRYQEAVLEEDNWGDANAPYDEPEYEPEPLNRFEDEEIEEDVWRDEDETYVPPKVNLPEKPKAKEKETEKEPEYEEETNY; translated from the coding sequence ATGACAACTGAATTCAATCGTTTACGCTCTGAAGTTATCAATACCCAAGTTATCACCCGCAACAGTGGAAAACGCTTAGGCGTTGTGAAAGAAATGCTCGTCGATATTGACCGGCGGGAAGTGGTAGCCTTGGGGTTACGCGACAACTTGATCTCCGTTGCAGGGATGCCACGCTATATGTATCTAGAAGACATTTCTCAAAGTGGAGATGTCATTCTAGTGGAAGATGAAGAAGTGATTGAAGATGTTGATATTGAAGCCCTCAGCGCTTTGATCAACTGTGAAGTCATCACCGAAGACGGAGAAATGTTAGGGCGGGTTCGCGACTTTCAATTCAATATGGATGATGGTAAAGTCTCTTCCCTTATTGTCGCCTCTTGGGGATATCCACAAATTCCCGATCAAGTGATCAGTACCTACGAACTTCCTATTGAAGAAATTGTCAGTAGCGGTCCCAATCGAATTATTGTTTTTGAAGGAGCAGAAGAACGCCTCACTCAGCTAACTGTGGGACTTCTGGAACGCATGGGAATTGGCAGAGCACCTTGGGAAAAAGACGACGACGATCTTTACTATACCCCACCAACAGCACGTCCAGAAAATCAACTGGGAACAGGCTTACCAGAACGTCCCCCTGTACGCCAAGAACCAGTTGAAACTCGTGAACCCATCCGCGAACCCGCTTATGAAGAAGAAGAAGAACGGGTTTATGAACAAGCATGGACAGAAGAAGAATGGGATGAACCCGAACCCCTTCCCCGTCAGGAAGAGTCTATCCGTTATCAAGAAGCAGTGTTAGAAGAAGATAACTGGGGAGATGCAAACGCTCCCTATGATGAACCAGAATACGAACCAGAACCGCTCAATCGGTTTGAGGATGAAGAGATTGAAGAAGATGTCTGGAGAGATGAGGATGAGACCTATGTTCCACCAAAAGTAAATCTTCCTGAAAAACCAAAAGCGAAAGAAAAAGAAACCGAAAAAGAACCAGAATACGAAGAAGAAACCAATTATTAG
- a CDS encoding DUF4145 domain-containing protein has protein sequence MNNCQMKQKLSSLFEAANSYINTDPNASILKIGIFGEVLTVMIAQEKGIDLSQEFDQRRRLIRLVEKSAIAPETAFYLHRIRQSRNQAIHVDIDGNFTTDSKSAEEAINNAKSLIRLYPAFLAKEAVKFEKSAVREAKAPPQVQDKFRTECIITKNNQKQKSQQKPNGHENQSNSFYYSFEEYSKAIELLEELKKRDDLSFQSLSPQKYLQICDLGEFFDGWKKGFSSELEAAIEYLRFMGEDDLI, from the coding sequence ATGAATAACTGTCAAATGAAGCAAAAACTATCTTCTCTTTTTGAAGCTGCTAATTCATACATCAACACCGATCCGAATGCAAGTATTTTGAAAATCGGCATTTTCGGAGAAGTTTTAACGGTAATGATTGCTCAAGAAAAGGGAATCGATCTCTCCCAAGAGTTCGATCAACGTCGGCGACTCATTCGATTAGTGGAAAAATCAGCGATCGCGCCAGAAACAGCTTTCTATCTCCATCGGATTCGACAGTCCCGAAATCAAGCAATTCATGTTGATATTGACGGTAATTTTACCACTGACTCAAAAAGTGCAGAAGAGGCGATTAACAATGCTAAATCTTTAATCCGTTTATATCCAGCATTTCTAGCAAAAGAAGCAGTGAAATTTGAAAAAAGTGCTGTCCGTGAAGCGAAAGCACCTCCACAAGTTCAGGATAAATTTAGAACCGAGTGTATCATTACTAAAAATAATCAGAAACAAAAATCCCAGCAGAAACCGAATGGTCACGAGAACCAAAGTAACAGTTTTTATTATTCCTTTGAAGAATACAGCAAAGCCATTGAGTTGTTAGAAGAATTAAAGAAGAGAGACGATTTATCTTTTCAGAGTCTTTCCCCACAAAAATACCTGCAGATTTGCGATTTAGGAGAATTTTTTGATGGCTGGAAAAAGGGATTTAGTAGCGAACTAGAAGCAGCGATCGAGTATTTAAGATTTATGGGAGAAGACGATTTAATTTAG
- a CDS encoding YbjN domain-containing protein, whose protein sequence is MTSENPGGKEELLTVEETDDLLNGEASATHVEVIETVISSLDQNDTAMVSHRDGGHLWKFQYGSVEVFVQLTGESDEDTLAVWSSVLKLPVNDEARLMRKLLEMNWSETYETAFALYNQEVVVLTHRTVADLSPVEISRAITLVASIADDNDETLQAEFGNQ, encoded by the coding sequence ATGACAAGCGAAAATCCAGGCGGAAAAGAAGAACTACTCACCGTTGAAGAAACTGACGATTTACTCAACGGAGAAGCCAGTGCAACTCACGTCGAAGTCATTGAAACTGTGATTTCCAGCCTTGACCAAAATGACACGGCAATGGTGAGCCACCGCGATGGCGGTCATCTGTGGAAATTTCAGTATGGCAGTGTGGAAGTTTTTGTTCAACTGACTGGCGAAAGCGATGAAGATACCCTTGCGGTTTGGTCATCCGTGCTGAAACTTCCGGTTAATGATGAAGCTAGGTTAATGCGGAAGTTACTAGAAATGAACTGGTCGGAAACTTATGAAACCGCATTTGCCCTTTATAATCAAGAAGTGGTCGTTTTAACCCATCGTACCGTCGCGGATTTATCCCCTGTGGAAATTTCTCGCGCCATTACTTTGGTGGCTTCGATCGCGGATGATAATGACGAAACCCTACAAGCAGAATTTGGAAATCAGTAA
- a CDS encoding cytochrome P450 translates to MSEVSKPLPPGSLGLPIIGETLSFLLDRNFAYKREQEFGSIYKTNILGRKTIFMTGAEANKFILSSHMDHFSWGQGWPENFRKLLGESLFLQDGEEHRRNRKLLMPAFHGQALVNYTQTMEEIIQKYFKKWHSQENFAWFTELKQMTFEIASVLLLGTTPGEQTERLSQWFTDLTNGLFAIFPIEASWTKYGKAIAARDRLLDYLDEEIERRKSNPGKDTLGLMLQTSDENGDYLTREEIKVQALLMLFAGHETTTSMLTSLCMSLAQNPNLLAKARKEQEDLGIEGELTLEKLKQMTYLDQILKEVERLYPPVAGGFRGVVKSFTFKGYYVPKGWIVSYRITSSHQDSQIFSNPKTFDPDRFSPERAEHKKKEYSLVGFGGGPRFCLGYAFAQMEMKIFASLLLRYCQWDILPDQDLTLEPIPTLHPKSGLKVTFSSSLSV, encoded by the coding sequence ATGTCAGAAGTTTCAAAACCTTTACCGCCTGGTTCTCTTGGTTTACCGATTATTGGTGAAACCCTCTCTTTCTTACTGGACCGCAATTTTGCATATAAGCGAGAACAAGAGTTTGGATCGATCTATAAGACTAATATATTAGGTCGAAAAACAATTTTTATGACGGGTGCAGAAGCGAATAAGTTTATCCTTTCCAGTCATATGGATCATTTTTCTTGGGGTCAAGGATGGCCAGAGAATTTCAGGAAACTTCTCGGTGAATCTTTATTTCTCCAAGATGGGGAAGAGCATCGACGCAACCGTAAATTACTGATGCCAGCTTTTCATGGTCAAGCCTTGGTTAATTATACCCAAACGATGGAGGAAATTATTCAGAAGTATTTTAAAAAGTGGCATAGTCAAGAAAATTTTGCTTGGTTTACTGAACTGAAACAAATGACATTTGAAATTGCGAGTGTCCTCTTACTGGGAACAACGCCTGGGGAACAAACTGAACGATTATCGCAATGGTTTACTGACCTGACTAATGGTTTATTTGCTATCTTTCCGATTGAAGCCTCTTGGACAAAATATGGTAAAGCAATTGCAGCGCGCGATCGGCTTTTAGATTATCTTGACGAAGAAATAGAACGCAGAAAATCAAATCCTGGAAAAGATACCTTAGGGTTGATGTTGCAAACCAGTGATGAAAATGGTGATTATCTGACCCGAGAAGAAATTAAAGTACAGGCTTTGTTAATGTTATTTGCGGGGCATGAAACAACAACATCAATGTTAACCTCATTGTGTATGAGTTTAGCACAAAATCCTAACTTATTAGCGAAAGCGAGAAAAGAACAAGAAGACTTAGGAATTGAAGGTGAGTTAACCTTAGAAAAACTAAAACAAATGACGTATCTTGATCAGATTCTTAAGGAGGTTGAACGTCTTTATCCTCCAGTTGCTGGTGGATTTCGTGGTGTCGTGAAATCGTTTACATTTAAGGGATACTATGTTCCCAAGGGTTGGATTGTTAGCTATCGGATTACTTCTTCCCATCAAGATAGTCAAATTTTCTCAAATCCTAAAACCTTTGATCCAGATCGGTTTAGCCCTGAACGAGCAGAACATAAAAAGAAAGAATATAGTTTAGTTGGTTTTGGTGGGGGACCGCGCTTTTGTCTGGGCTATGCTTTTGCACAAATGGAAATGAAAATTTTCGCGTCTTTACTCTTACGTTATTGTCAGTGGGACATCTTACCGGATCAAGATTTAACGCTCGAACCGATTCCAACTTTACATCCGAAGTCAGGGTTGAAAGTTACTTTTTCTAGCTCCTTATCGGTCTAG
- a CDS encoding lipoate--protein ligase family protein yields the protein MTKPYKQNLEISKVWRYLPLIPASGKLQMAIDRWLLHQCQHQQHPPTLRFYTWHPAAISLGYHQKRYPEQWQQFAAQETLDLVRRPTGGRAVLHQGDLTYAVVWSGISGKRLAVYEAICEFLISGWKNLGIPLFYGHQGRGYREVANCFQMATGADLVTAQGEKLIGSAQLRRGETVLQHGSMQLHPDPELFQAVFNQTPRVIPFQVTQEEIIAHLKLAAQRSFQMQLVTQPLTSQEWDQIRAFI from the coding sequence ATGACGAAACCCTACAAGCAGAATTTGGAAATCAGTAAAGTTTGGCGCTATCTTCCTCTGATTCCCGCATCAGGGAAACTCCAAATGGCAATTGATCGGTGGTTGTTGCATCAATGTCAACATCAGCAACATCCGCCGACTTTGCGCTTCTACACTTGGCATCCCGCAGCGATTTCCCTTGGCTATCATCAAAAACGATATCCAGAGCAATGGCAACAATTCGCAGCCCAAGAAACCCTAGATTTAGTGCGTCGCCCCACAGGGGGAAGGGCTGTCTTACATCAGGGAGACTTAACCTATGCCGTTGTCTGGTCAGGGATCTCAGGGAAACGCCTTGCCGTGTATGAAGCAATTTGTGAGTTTTTAATTTCGGGTTGGAAAAACCTTGGCATTCCCTTATTTTATGGACATCAAGGACGCGGGTATCGAGAAGTTGCCAACTGTTTTCAGATGGCTACTGGGGCTGATTTAGTAACCGCTCAGGGAGAAAAATTGATTGGGAGTGCCCAACTGAGACGGGGAGAAACCGTGTTACAGCATGGTTCAATGCAACTGCACCCTGATCCTGAGTTATTCCAAGCAGTATTTAATCAAACACCCAGGGTGATCCCCTTCCAAGTAACACAGGAAGAGATTATTGCTCATCTCAAACTAGCTGCACAACGCTCCTTCCAGATGCAATTAGTAACTCAACCTTTAACCTCACAAGAGTGGGACCAGATTAGAGCTTTCATCTAG
- a CDS encoding carotenoid oxygenase family protein, producing the protein MPQNPWFQAIQKPAQEFPLTPLPLISGQLPSRLQGTLYRNGPGCLERGGQKVGHWFDGDGAVLAVHFTSEGAKAVYRYVQTAGYQAEVAANQYLYPNYGMTVPGPLWKRWGKDVKNSANTSVLALEDRVLALWEGGLPYALDPTDLKTWGTDLLEGLSPNSPFSAHPKIDPKTGEIYNFGVVPGTKTRLQVYKSTAQGKVVKTESVKLDGLPLIHDFVLAGQYLVFFVPPVRVSLLPVLLGLKSFSDGMQWKPELGTEIIVIDRASLSVVNRSRTEAWYQWHFANGYEEQDGTVVAQFIRYPDFKTNEYLKSIPTGEPKTNAQGNFWQLRFDPKTGKVLSNEPLLEQDCEFPVVAPQTVGQSQQETYLSVHQEGVDPQQELYGAIACYHHPTQTLTVAEAGLNRYPSEPIYADDPEGSGWLLTVVYDANQDQSEVWIYQRDQLTVDPICRLQLPKVIPHSFHGTWQPQKHQNW; encoded by the coding sequence ATGCCACAAAATCCTTGGTTTCAAGCCATCCAAAAACCCGCTCAGGAATTTCCACTGACCCCGCTTCCTCTCATATCTGGACAACTTCCCTCTCGTTTACAGGGAACGCTTTATCGCAATGGTCCGGGTTGTTTAGAACGCGGTGGACAAAAAGTGGGACATTGGTTTGATGGGGATGGCGCAGTGTTGGCGGTTCATTTCACCTCGGAAGGGGCGAAAGCGGTTTATCGCTATGTCCAAACCGCAGGCTACCAAGCCGAAGTTGCAGCCAACCAATACTTATATCCCAATTACGGAATGACGGTTCCTGGCCCGTTGTGGAAGCGTTGGGGGAAAGATGTTAAAAATAGTGCTAACACCTCGGTTTTGGCTCTAGAAGACAGGGTTTTAGCGTTATGGGAAGGGGGACTTCCTTATGCTCTTGATCCGACTGATTTAAAAACATGGGGAACCGATTTGTTAGAGGGGTTATCACCAAATTCGCCCTTTTCCGCCCATCCCAAAATCGATCCGAAAACAGGAGAAATTTATAATTTTGGAGTTGTTCCAGGGACAAAAACTCGCTTACAAGTGTATAAGAGTACGGCTCAGGGGAAAGTTGTTAAAACTGAAAGTGTCAAACTAGATGGGTTACCCCTGATTCATGATTTTGTTTTAGCGGGACAATATTTAGTCTTTTTCGTTCCTCCTGTGCGGGTTTCTCTACTTCCTGTTTTACTCGGCTTGAAAAGTTTTAGTGATGGGATGCAGTGGAAACCAGAGTTAGGCACAGAAATTATTGTGATTGATCGCGCGAGTCTTTCTGTTGTCAACCGATCACGCACTGAGGCTTGGTATCAATGGCATTTTGCTAACGGCTATGAGGAACAAGATGGAACAGTTGTCGCTCAATTCATCCGTTATCCCGATTTTAAAACCAATGAATACCTAAAATCAATTCCCACAGGAGAACCGAAAACCAATGCTCAAGGAAACTTTTGGCAATTGCGGTTTGATCCAAAAACAGGGAAAGTGCTGAGTAATGAACCCTTATTAGAACAAGATTGTGAGTTTCCTGTTGTTGCCCCGCAAACCGTGGGACAATCACAGCAAGAAACCTATTTGTCTGTCCATCAAGAAGGGGTTGATCCGCAACAAGAATTATATGGCGCGATCGCGTGTTATCATCATCCTACTCAGACCTTAACCGTTGCGGAAGCGGGATTGAATCGTTACCCCAGCGAGCCAATTTATGCGGATGATCCAGAAGGGTCAGGATGGTTACTAACAGTTGTTTACGATGCAAACCAAGATCAAAGTGAAGTTTGGATTTATCAACGGGATCAATTAACGGTTGATCCCATCTGCCGTCTTCAACTGCCAAAAGTGATCCCCCATAGTTTTCATGGTACTTGGCAACCGCAAAAACATCAAAATTGGTAA
- a CDS encoding DUF1565 domain-containing protein, with translation MIKSNSKILLRLFIFPLIGVLPSACTFLFYTPPNEIQPQTSTPKEDIVTAGEETGTTQTSLPNTKDKEEATNTQHSPETSKSEVNESEKEDFGEETKDSGEVKADLFVSPSGSDQNKQINFATSVQLKEADSIIFVSPYGSNKNIGSQEEPFRSLTRAIKEAQKRQAENPEEEITIKLDKGTYSERSGENQSIEITSGIHIVGSGDSTILLADIKLFSDTFLKSFQVKDHNIKIGNSENNNQPDSTMLEELWINNGRVVIDSSNTRLTDIELSNYNSGSHSLIIFSGSPTLNQIKILNNSYERASSYRRYHGSLEISNDASPQIKEITIENSILGINNQGNTTIQNLKLIGNRAGILNQGEMTIKNLSLSNAKQSHFGICNYDQGTILIEMANFNKNSLVKSEKCSSRIDQSYPDSIPNVAGNYDDVVIENHE, from the coding sequence ATGATCAAAAGCAATTCTAAAATTCTACTTCGCTTATTTATCTTTCCGTTAATAGGAGTTCTTCCCTCCGCTTGTACATTCTTATTTTATACTCCCCCTAATGAAATACAACCTCAAACTTCGACTCCGAAAGAAGATATAGTTACTGCTGGGGAGGAAACAGGAACGACGCAGACTTCTCTACCAAATACTAAGGATAAGGAGGAAGCAACAAATACTCAGCACTCGCCAGAAACATCAAAATCTGAGGTAAATGAGTCAGAAAAAGAAGATTTTGGAGAAGAAACTAAAGACAGTGGAGAAGTTAAAGCTGACCTTTTTGTTTCTCCTAGCGGTTCCGATCAGAACAAGCAAATTAATTTTGCGACTTCTGTGCAATTAAAAGAAGCTGATTCTATTATTTTTGTCTCGCCTTATGGGAGTAATAAGAATATTGGTTCTCAGGAAGAACCTTTTCGGAGTTTGACAAGGGCGATAAAAGAAGCCCAAAAAAGACAAGCTGAAAATCCAGAAGAAGAGATTACCATTAAATTAGATAAAGGAACGTATTCGGAAAGAAGTGGAGAAAATCAATCAATTGAGATTACTTCAGGGATTCATATTGTTGGGAGTGGAGACTCTACAATCTTATTAGCAGATATCAAGTTATTTTCCGATACTTTTTTAAAGAGTTTTCAGGTTAAAGACCATAATATAAAAATTGGTAACTCCGAAAACAATAACCAGCCAGATTCTACAATGTTAGAAGAGCTTTGGATTAATAATGGGCGGGTAGTAATTGATTCATCAAATACCCGTTTAACTGATATCGAGTTAAGCAATTATAATAGTGGGTCTCATAGTTTAATTATCTTCTCGGGAAGTCCAACTTTGAATCAAATAAAAATCTTAAACAATAGTTATGAGAGGGCTTCATCTTATAGAAGATATCATGGAAGTTTAGAAATTAGCAATGATGCTTCTCCTCAAATAAAAGAAATAACTATTGAAAATAGTATTTTAGGGATTAACAATCAAGGAAATACAACAATCCAAAACTTAAAACTTATAGGAAATAGAGCAGGAATATTAAATCAAGGTGAAATGACGATTAAAAATCTTAGCTTATCTAATGCAAAACAATCACACTTTGGAATTTGTAATTATGATCAAGGAACTATATTGATTGAAATGGCTAATTTTAATAAAAACTCACTTGTTAAATCAGAAAAATGCTCAAGTCGTATAGATCAATCCTATCCAGATTCTATTCCTAATGTTGCAGGAAATTATGATGATGTAGTAATTGAAAACCATGAATAA